Sequence from the Rutidosis leptorrhynchoides isolate AG116_Rl617_1_P2 chromosome 3, CSIRO_AGI_Rlap_v1, whole genome shotgun sequence genome:
gactctatatgagactttttaaataaaacctttgttaataaaacagcggaagcagtaatacatgtttacattattattaaaacgtaaaataaatttttatgaactaaaatataatatgcgatgtggattccatgcaagcatcaaatctatcatcacaaagttgtaaacagctagctcaatcatcacctgagacaaaacatgcttaaagtgtcaaccaaaaaggttgagtgaaattcacaggtttataaataatatccaaagttttagaccacaagatttagtttaaagttgattgatatagaaatatcaatctaaaagtgttgctgtattttgtaatatcgctactaaacaagtttaccctatgacaccttgtactgtcagtgtcgtggaattattattatgtaaccaaagaccaacggtcgaatggttagagacgttactctcaataggcctactcacaataattaagtatgcatttaaacgtagcaattgacgatattacggtagggatttagcatgaatcaaagcatgacagcatagttaacaatttagtacttgtgtctaagcgtaaaacagttataaagcaagcatgtgtctcaccccaaaagttataaaacagttatgaaacagtaaaaagtggggctatgaagttcaccttagtagcacacgaaagaattgaacggaaggacgtgaccgagatctcaacctagagatagaacgtatgatcagacattgcctaacaaacaatagtatatagtactatattgatagtaatggttcactaaagaatttccattttcggaaggttactatttatggaaagtttccacttatagtaatttttcaattttagaaagttcgggttaatctttagcaagatgttgtacaactctactcaaacttcgttgctatcaaataagtcaggaatgaccagatgtaaccgggggcccaggattcttgaccagaatctaagtcatggcattcgagatccacaagcttacccataaatggcaacctagacatcattcacttacgactgtgagtagcgatgaagttcacatgaattatacattatctttgattaaccttcactttaggtgtatacacacaacgaattattaatgtacttaataattatatatgtgataatataacctaagttttatttaatatttagttattataccttagtatgtcttatatatattaaatataattacctttaaataaatacctaaattacttcaaaaataatagtgttttattaatcgaacattattctaaaatgtctaaataataaattaaatatctaaaaattacatacataatttttatagtcttagttaatcatatagattagtataaaaatttaagaaaacgtttttattatatttttgtatttatttttgtttttacccttaatgtattcacaaaacaattttaattctacgtaattactaaataaacccaaataattatttttataatttttataagtttctatcagtctaataacctctaaaaaaatatttaaaaaaatattttttatcattttatatttattcttaatttaccttcaaattacataataatagagtttaattatataataaataccaattcgacccaagtaattatttttataattttttcagatctatataagttttaaaaactcaaaaaaattatatatattttatttttggttaaagtatttattacgaattttacattgtttttacgtttaaacactacataattcgtatttaattataaataatattccataaattatcaaaattatttttatgcatcataacacttataatactaattataacatataatcataattaatttcgaattttacaaagaaatttacaataaatataaatataaatgacaatattgaaaaaaaattaataaaaatagaaagtacctcaaattttcttcaaggttttgagagaataacttaagtttttgtgtttggcaagaaaaaatgaatgaggagccatgtatttataggtaaaaaatggttggttaaaagaaaaaaataaaataaaataaaggtgctaattttgacaaaataataaaaacatgttaaaaatgtttttaatatgtttttgtttttgaaaatatttagtcaaaattcatgggctcattatttaatttataaaaaaattcttatttctttttattatttttttataagctaaaaatatatatataatgattaaaataacttatcatttaattaataattatgttacatatagttttaaatataatgcgcattaatattaactaaagttattttatataattagtgtaaactttagttaacagaacgtgtcgactaaaaataaatatttgatcaacgtcgagtttaattatatattacatatggataacaaccctatagtcaaattagtcaattcaggcatggaaatatgagggttgttataccttcaataaatcttcagtagtaaccggcgaggcctaaaaattggcgaatgtgagtcagagtagtgggggtttcccacttgctgatagcttcgatatttgcgggatcaactttgataccttgatcactcacaacgtgacccagaaattggacttccttcaaccaaaacttacacttggagaattttgcataaagttgctcttatctcaagagttccaacactagacgaagatgttgttcatgttcttcttcgcttttggagtagatgaggatatcatctatgaagacgataacgaatttatccaggtatggcttgcagacacgattcatgaggtccataaacacggcaggtgcattggttaaaccgaatggcatcacgagaaactcataatgaccataacgagtcctgaatgcagtcttcatcacgtcgatctctttcaccctcaactggtgataaccggatcgtaaatcgatcttagagtaaatgctcgatccttgtagttgatcgaaaagatcgtcaattcggggaagaggataccgattcttgattgtcaatttattgagttcacggtagtcgatacacatgcggaatgatccgtccttcttcttcacaaataaaataggtgcgccccaaggcaagaaacttggttggataaatccacggtctaccagttcttgtagttgactctacaactcttgcattttgAAAGGTGCgaatcgataaggtgcgcgagctacaggtgcagctcctgccactaaatcgatctgaaactccgcggctctcggtggcggtaatccaggcaattcttctggaaagacatcggaaaattcgttcacaattcgtacgtcatccacgctcttcacctcaatttctaatgttttcacatgctcTAAAACAGCAAgatgtcctttcttcatgatcttttgtgctttcatgcaactaatgagattcagtttcgagctacatctctctccgtaaataatcagtggctcaccgtctccgtgtggtatatgaagagctttatctctacagataatgtcagcccttatcttagtcaaccagtccataccgacaataacatcaaagcttcccaacttaatgggtatcaagtcaatctcgaaatccacaccagctatgttgataatagctcctcagttaatttggtcaactttctcaagttttccattggctacctctacaagcatactatcctttaaaggaactaacgaccaatttatcttagagcaaaagtgtctacatacataacttctatcggcaccagtatcaaataggacagaagctaatagattgttgatagtgaatatacctgtgaccaagttggggttctcacgggcatcccttgcgtttacattgaaagctttgccacacggtggtccgccatcctttcgcttgttaggacactcatttctgaagtggcccatctgtctacattcataacactttctcggtccattggggttcggcttcccagtcatggtggtgatcttgcagtctctgccaatatgcccggtccttttacatttttcacaaacaatgttacagtacccggtatggtgatTGTAGCACCTCTTACACTGTGGCAGActgcccttgtagttggggttcgagttggtgttcgaaTTAGGGTTCCTACCatcgttgtgcctcttggcgggggttttatcatagactctccccttgttgttgtccaacttacgcttatcactactacccgattcagattttgccttttccggttcatcgctgataatttggttcattaaggtgtgcgccatgcgcattgcttccgggacatcagctggcttagaagaggtgacattccccttaatggtcttaggaagtccccacaaatacctttccataagcttaaactccggggtaaccatggtaggacacatcagggctaatttcagatacctacggttgtaaccatcgagatagtttcccacaaccttcaactgccaaaactcggtctccattttctggatctctgtcctagggcaatactcttcaatcatggcccccttaaattcctcccacggggtagcatacgcctcatcaatacccttcgcttgagcaagtgtgttccactaggttagtgcgccgtccgacagcgtacatgaggcatacttggttttgttcgtctctgagcagttgcttacacagaACACTGATTCTAATTTCTCataccacctagtgagaccaattgGCCCTTCAGtcccactaaagttgtggggcttgcagcttcggaattccttataagtacacccattacgaatgggctggttaactggtggggcttgggggtttatttctgctaaagctgcggctactcgttcagtgatcatttcttcgatctgtgctgctgtgggcgttgatcttctattggccattgatgttctaaacaaatattttgactcaagtcaaaatccagtattcaattataataatacagtatatagtaaccaacatggaatcaacacaacacatgttaattaggtaacgcaaatagattcaaatactacaaaatcatcatatagtaacgtaaatagaacaccgtgcaataattaaacaacacaaagttccattcattaataataagttgcatacatccgcataggttcgtacaatacataagtaaaacatgaaactacaaatgagattacataatgaaatctactacaaaagccctagggtgaccgtgggtgaaggatgtccattatgtgggacatctggtcctcgagctcagttacccgagcacgaaggatctccacttcccttgtcagtttctcgacagagggagatggtgggggaggcggtgcagtcggtacgggtggtgctggtagagctggtggtgcagacggtccgtcaccagaagtagatgcttcgTAACGGTAAGGCTTACACACAAATAAATTAGCATGGTACGGCACAAGCCGCATACGGGAGGTAACCCTAACCCGCTGACCATGTGCGTCAATGAACGCTGTACCTCCGTTAATCCTCGGAATAACGGTACcgtcgaaatgataccgcttcttcggcggggtggagggtggctgcacgggtgcatcctcagggtcctcgtcggaatcatcgtcGCAAGAGTCGTCGAAGGATGAgtcggcggatgatgggtcgtctgaatcggctgggggtggctgcacaggtggctctgctcggccggccATCATCAGTCAGTATCTGAAAGAtgagatcggcacgagacgtccatcaggaaggcatcaGCACCAATGGTTATActcattacggaacggaccttccccaagttccgcgggaatcacagcaccaccgggatggtgctgtggctccgagggtcctgggacaagtggagctaAAATCTCCCGTAGGTCCTCAGCTCCGTCAGAGGAGACCACTGGgttgggtgcatggctactggctccagaggatgaagcgccagagtTACTGGAGGGTGTCGATGACGGGATCTGAGAATAGGCAACAATGGCAgggaggtggcggatgagtctgagtcgctctccaaaatgataacaggtggaatatccgacatctgaacaagaaaaaataactttttccatgtcagtaagtcatatagcaatcACGTATTAGGCAATgtaactatgacagtctagatcatgtatagcggtaagtagcatggcaataacaacaaatatcatgcaatcaaaagtagataatagcatgcagcagtgaaagcaagtaacagtatacggtatatagcagtaaaagtaagcagcagcatgcaacaagtttcgcagaaacattaaactagcaagttgtagattagtcctattagtgaatcctactcgacacgGTCtatactcactaatgcaacctaattccctacaaccaatgctctgataccaaatgtgatgccccgtacaaaaccatcgtgtacgaatcatcaacaacaggatcattacaaggtcaaatactatatgctgtttcaaaataagtttgcattcatgaataaaggtgacgttttaaccaacgtcaaatgtttaacatccgaaagtatgcttctacgaatagcaagcaaaaataatagtacgtgacccatatgtCGTTACAGATACATTGTTTCAAAAAtaacattgtttgaatgcaaattaaacgtttcatgcggtgacatctctaataagcgcatcgggagtctacaaagcatgactagtacagcggaagcaagcaaaccttaagcacctgagaaaaacatgcttaaaaatgtcaacacaaaggttggtgagctatagtttaagtataacagtaatgtaaggtaggtcacgagatttcagtgcttcaacagcgtttcaaaacagtatgaaaagtatatgtataaccgtgggcacttggtaactaacttaacgtaagtaacaccccctaaaagtacacttggcgagtgcgtaagtttatgaagtattaaacacccgttaaatgctagcgctactagcccgagtggggatgtcaaaccctatggatccatatctaagattcgcgttcaccggttcaaagaccaatgactaaacgttaccgagctaaggggaaagtttatgccgttgtataacccacacatatataaagtttaagtactcatgcctagtatgtaaaatgtaaaatgcgcatgtattctcagtcccaaaatagttaaagtaaaaagggatgctataactcacagtggaaagtagtaaaagtcgatacgcgggaatagtaagcaagtggttggtccggcaGGTACTCAACCTAATTCAAAAGTTACTAAGCCAGTAAATTgttccaaaaggtttaaaagtatgtatattaggtcttaagtaccatcatcattcatcattaaacaaaaagtataaagtaatttttaagtcaagactagggtttgaaataaaggcttaCTTCATTCTgttgccacgacctctatacaaactgaaatgaggtgagaccagtggtcatggctccgtatatgagtcccctagaggctgaccaattttcagaaccaaactcgtctttgtttgaccctgGTGATGGTtttagtacgagtaggtcagaattttcagcacaacattaatagggtgtagtgactttcgggaggccatagatcctaaaccgtaactcggattaagaggaggtctaaatggaaaataatCTTCTCAAACCGAACTaaatgaaaatcaactttccagtagcccaggtagtatgatcagttccagaaacagtaagtaaatgtgttctggtgggttcttggtgcttgatgctcatcccggttctcatccttgatgcgtatagcttcaagtgtacaactcattgatgggtttgcatcatcttaaccaatgtttgaccatcataacactagtgtaagtctaagatatgtagcacaactcacttaagagttgtatgtagtttgatgaaccaaagttacatcaagatcttagatccgacacatacatgagttacaaaagtaatattaagctataaacttgaaagtaaactaaataatcaagatcttaagttgtagaacttagatcttagctagatcttaaagatcctagactagaaagtctagatatagtgttcttaagttagatcctaagttatagaacttggatcttcactttaatgaaaccataagttatgaaacttagattttcaacttgaaaaatgtatgtaagcttgtaagctcttatttacaacaaaattagaagaccataagttatataaacttagatccaacataagtatatgaagttataactagaaagttatacttacaTGTTCttaaacttataaagttaacttttagttccaataaatatgagatcaagattaactagtaatacttgaccatattaacaacatcacaactttaaagtacataaaatgaagagataaactaaatctacaagtaataagttcatggttgttcatacttagaaagattcaagccaagactttgatctttaagaaagtaaaccttaagtttacaaacatgaacacaagtatgattttaaaactcatgaactttctttttaacaagtgttatggaggaatcaaactataaacttgatcctcacttggttcttgtttgttcttgaaataacaagataatatgaagaataaaataagaaagtttgattcttaacaacaacaaacaactacaagtaattaaacaacaaacaaagacaagtaaatgatgattgatggtggtggtttttggacaagaaaaagaaagaaaaccaagctttgttacttacaagtttgagagaaaatgagagagaaatgaaagtgtgaaatgaagtgtgtgtaaaagtgaggaaATACAAGTGAATAAGTAATCTAAATTTGAAAATAAAACCAACCTCCTACTCCTTGATGGCCGACGGTCATGGAGGTCTCAAAGGGGTAAGTCACAAGCTAACTTTCATACATGGGGAGAAGGTGTAAGCTCAAAATACATTAAAGTTAAAGtgcatgggagcttggtgcaagcatgcttgtgacaagtcttCTCATAGGCTTAATTAATCTTGCTTAAGCCTTAATAGTCACTAGTAACAAAATGGGcttctaattaatccattaagagaagtaaggtgggcttccaagtccatgttcattaataaaaggcccaagtccaagtatgtaacaattaacccaaataaagcccaagtaattaactagtaaccttagttaattaaaaatgatcaatattaattaatcatgaatgtaaataatatttgaaaatattattcgtgtaaagtacgtgtgtcacaaagacaaatcgggcatgtaaagttaaatacggtaacaagtaacacgtataagaacacgtttattaaaacgcaagtattaataataaattattaataattaaacgttggaaaatccagggtcattacatatTCCGTAGAGGCAACTTTTATGGAAGTTAACCTTGAGCCCCGATGCTAGTTCAAAGCATTTGAGTAGGATTTGGAGACTATACGCATTAGCACGGCTCCATTTACCGAGGAAAATAGTATCATCCATGTATTGGAGGTGTGATAGATGAATCTTATTACTCCCGATTTCAACACCCTCGAAAAGTCCCTTCTCGGTAGCCGCTTTAGAGAGAATATTTAACCCTTCACCCGCTAAAATAAAGAGAAAAGGCGACAAGGGATCCCCTTGCCTTATTCCCCTCCCAAGTGAGAATTCACTTGTCAGGGAGCCATTTACCAAGACCGAGACTGTCGCGGATTTTAAGCAAGAAAGTATCCACATCCTCCATTTAGATCCGAACCCCATACATTTCATGACCTCCAAAAGAAAATCCCAGTTTAGATAGTCAAACGCCTTCTCAAAATCGACCTTGAACAAGATACTCTTCATCTTCTTTGCCCTTAAGAAATCTATGATTTCATTAACAACGAGAGCGCCGTCCAAAATAAACCTACCCTTAATAAAGGCGCTTTGTTTCAACCCACAAGAGACGGGATTACCCTTCTTAGCCTATTCGAAAGAATCTTAGCAATTACTTTGTAGTAGCTGCCAATTAAACTGATGGGTCGATAATCACCTAAGGTAAGCGGATCCAACTTCTTAGGTATAAGTGTAACAAAAGACGCGTTGCACCCCTTCGAGAATTCTCCCGTTTCCCAAAACCATTGTATGGCACTGATGAGATCCGCCTTAATTAACtcccaatattttttttttatagaatcgCATGTTGAAGCCATTGGGGCCCTGGGCCTTCGTGCTTCCACAATCAAAAACGGCAGATTTAATCTCGGCTTCCTCGAAAGGTAATTCAAGAATAAGGCTGATGTTGGCTGTTAATGAAGGATAATTTAGGTCCTCTATACTTGGTCTCAAGGTGATCGGTTCTTCAAACAATTTTTTGTAGTGGTCAAAAATTGCAGCTTTAATATCCACAGGCGAATCATTCCATACCCCGTTTATTGTTAACCCTCGAATATTCCTATTATTGTTGTTCCTCCGAATAATATTATGAAAATATTTTGAGTTTTCATCACCATCCACAATCCACTTAACTCGTGATTTTTTTCTTGAGCATGCTTGTCTTGACCCGTTCCTTTTCCAACCATTTTTTCCTCGACTCTCGCCAAAGAACCTGTtcatcattattaagattatgcaATTTGGCTTTTAGTTCTAAGTTGTTCGAAACAGCCTTTAGAGCTTCAATTTCGCCATCTAAACAATTAAATTTTTTACTCCAAGTACGCAATGCATTTTTAACATTTTTCAACTTGTCCCGGAATGTACAATCCTTTCTGACTTTGGTCTGAACCGAGGTATTCCAAGCTGCTGTTATGATGTTGTCAACTTCATAGTCATCTAGCCAAGAGTCAAAGATTTTTAAGGGCTTCAGGCCAAAATTCCTTTCTTCATCTTTAAGAACGATTAGGCAATGGTCCGAGAGGTGTCTATCCAAAACTACCGCCATGAGGTCACACCAAAGATTGTAGAACTTATCATTAACCAAAAAATGGTCAAGTTTACTAAACTTAACCCCGTCGTCACTAACCCGAGTGAAATTTCTCCCCCATTGGAATATCCATTAGACGGTTGTTGGAAATAAACTCATTAAATCTCCTGGCCCTTGATTCGACAAATCCGCAGTTAAACCTTTCCGAGAACTCCCTTACTTCATTAAAGTCCCCGCATAAGATAAATGCCTCATCACTATTACACAATGTATTAGAGAGGTCATCCCTAAACATAGACTTTTTTGAGTCATCATGCGGCCCGTGAACATTCACAACATTAAGAGTATCACCCGAGTCTTTCCATATACCTTTTATCCCTAATATCCGATCAACGTTGAACCTAATAACATCTATCGCCTCAAAACAAATCGTATCCCAAATTAGTAACTGTCCACCTGCTAAACCAATCCTTTCAAGTTGCAAAAAATCGTAATCAGAGGAACCCCACAAAAATTGAATCCAACGATCATTGACTAAATTTAGTCTGGTCTCCTGTAAGGCTAAAAAGTTTGGCTTTTCCTTTGCAATTAATTGTTTAACCCACCCGACTTTATCATCCGGGCTTCCAATCCCGAACCCCCTAATGTTCAATGAAATTATCTTCATTGGAACCCAACAATTCCAAATACCAGCAGGTACATTAGATGGAAGGAGCCTTCTCCTTCCACTTTAACCCCAATCTGCAACCATATTCATGGACCTCAATCGAGTAAACGGACTTACTTGAATTATTAGAGGCAGACATACCTTGAGAGCCTAGAATTTGAATTTGAGACATTATTTGCACACGATGAGCATTTAGAACGAAGAGGTTTGTTATCCTGGTTAATAGTTCTCGCAGTCTTCTTGATATTGAGTAATCTAGAAGATGATTTCCACCTCCTGACATTCGACCAACAACACGGTTTTTTCATCGAATTGGAACCTCGGTTACCCACTTTAGATCTCAATTCCTTGCCCATCTTCACTTTAGGATTAGAATTTGATGACTTACTAACCTTCGGCTTTGGAATTGGAGGTTGATTTGGGGAAATTATCGTATGATCGTGAGTGGTGTCGTCTAAGTTGCAATCAGCTTGAACAATTGGGGATTTATCTAAAGTGTCTGGACAGGCATTACTTTCAATTGGAGAGCTAACCACGTTGTTGATTGGGCTCACATTAGTGTAACTTAAAGTTGGACTTGAAATCTCATCTTTGCTTAATGGGCATCCAGCCCTTGGGCCCAATGGACTTCCTGCACCTACATTAACTGGGCCCAAATCGGTGTGAGGAAGAATTGGGTCCGAATTAACTTCATTGTAAGTACCTGGAATGAATTTTCCATGAATATTGGACTGCCCTAGGTCCACGTGAGCATTAATATCACAAGCATCCGCATTCTTCTTGGAATTACTATGGCCGTTATCACCACAATCATCATTAATGGTATCTTCTTGGAAAAGCTTACGCAGCCCTAGGCAATGAGACTCTTCATCTTTGACGTGTTCACCAACCCTAATTTGACACTTACCGGAATCAGGGTTACTCGTCCGAGCATTCGCCGAAAAATCATCTTTCCCTTTTTCATCTTCCGCCTTTTCTTCGAATGATGGATCTTCATCCtctttttcttcttcaaaatcaGATTCACAAGGGATAAAACTGCCTTCATCGTCTGAGTTTTCATAGGTATCCCCAACAAAATCAACATCATTCTCATCATCCTCCATAAGATTGGCGGGATGAACGTGATCCTCATTAAGGAACGGGTAAAAAACCTAGTTAATCCCCCTTCACAATTATATTGTCTTCATACAAAAAATACATACTTTAGACCATTTTTAATCGTGATGGTGTGATAATGATGTTATAATAGTTTTGGTGGGGTATAGTGCTTATGTGACAAATGTGATAGTATGATATTGGTTTGAAGTTTGTAGTAGTTTTGGTTTGATAGTGGTGTTATAGAAACTATGTCTCaccatttttaatttctttttcatttatttttttgttaaactagttattataattagacacatttaaattcaataaaaCACACATTAAATTCCCAAAAAAAGAAAATTACAATAATCCTCAAAAAAGAAAATTAATTAATATTCCTAACTACTCGTCGTCATCCTCGTCAGAATCTCCGAGCAAATCCGCATATTCTGCTTTCATTTTCTTCTTGAACTTCATGGCCTTCTTTCTTTCACGCGGATCAACAATGTTGTTAATGTCCATAGAATATAACTTATTCACGACCTCTATTGTTGATCGTCTTCGTTCCTCCACAAGTAGTGCATCGATACTTTTGTTCCTTTTATCCACTTCCGACTCCTTTACCTCATCCCATTTTGAAGCTAACTCTTCGACTCTTGAAGAGTTTGTACCCCTCGAAGAAGCTCCCGCATTAGACGGAACTGGATGGCCTTCTAGCAGATTTTTTCACGCGTTCTCTTCCCATAGGTCGCCCAATAGCATCGACACGAAACAACTCTTCGAGGTTGGTTGCCCGATCTTCACCCAGATTAACAGCTGCGTTTTCTACATCATAATCATCCGTATCAATTGGTGCGGCTCTTCGTCTTCCGGCAATTGATGGTTGCATCCACTACTTTGACTTCGTTCTTAAATATTCTCAAGCATCTTTGTAAACCCATTTCCCTTGCAATAGTTGAAAATTTGTAACCGCAACGTCATATATATCTTGTTCGTTTCGACCGGTACGCCTTGGGT
This genomic interval carries:
- the LOC139900901 gene encoding uncharacterized protein, translating into MAVVLDRHLSDHCLIVLKDEERNFGLKPLKIFDSWLDDYEVDNIITAAWNTSVQTKVRKDCTFRDKLKNVKNALRTWSKKFNCLDGEIEALKAVSNNLELKAKLHNLNNDEQPTSALFLNYLSRKPRLNLPFLIVEARRPRAPMASTCDSIKKKYWELIKADLISAIQWFWETGEFSKGCNASFVTLIPKKLDPLTLGDYRPISLIGSYYKVIAKILSNRLRRVIPSLVG